In a genomic window of Actinomycetes bacterium:
- a CDS encoding 3'(2'),5'-bisphosphate nucleotidase CysQ produces MTPQAAADASDIDLARTTAAAAGELLAAIRAEAGDIPGDDKVALKALRDRADGRSQELIASRMVMAPGHEMLSEEAVDNEARLSARRVWIIDPLDGTWEYGQGRSDWAVHIALYDTESGEMPLGVVDLPAQGLVRTSADPDAELPALPEDRPLRVVASRTRPPAELDDIVARLADRLGREVEVVNVGSVGAKVNEILSGRAEAYLHDTGFYEWDLAAPLAVAKHYGLICDHWDGTEVVFNQMPPFVKNVFVSHPAIADELRASLTG; encoded by the coding sequence GTGACTCCTCAAGCAGCTGCCGATGCAAGTGATATCGATCTCGCCCGCACAACTGCGGCTGCGGCGGGTGAACTACTCGCCGCCATTCGGGCGGAAGCCGGTGACATCCCCGGTGATGACAAGGTGGCGCTGAAGGCGCTCCGTGATCGGGCGGATGGTCGATCCCAAGAGTTGATCGCCTCTCGTATGGTCATGGCCCCAGGTCATGAAATGTTGAGCGAAGAGGCGGTGGACAACGAAGCCCGGTTGTCAGCCCGCCGCGTGTGGATCATCGATCCGTTGGACGGGACGTGGGAGTACGGCCAGGGCCGTTCCGACTGGGCAGTTCACATAGCCCTGTACGACACCGAGAGCGGGGAAATGCCGCTTGGTGTCGTCGATCTGCCGGCCCAAGGTTTGGTTCGCACCTCGGCTGACCCGGATGCGGAATTGCCCGCCTTGCCCGAGGATCGCCCGCTACGAGTAGTCGCTTCGCGAACTCGACCACCTGCCGAACTCGATGACATAGTGGCGCGGTTGGCTGACCGTCTGGGCCGCGAAGTTGAAGTGGTCAATGTGGGTTCGGTGGGGGCCAAGGTCAACGAGATTCTGTCCGGCCGCGCGGAGGCCTACCTGCACGACACCGGCTTCTACGAATGGGATCTTGCTGCTCCTTTGGCAGTGGCCAAGCATTACGGTCTGATCTGCGATCACTGGGACGGCACCGAGGTGGTATTCAATCAGATGCCGCCGTTCGTGAAGAACGTTTTCGTATCCCACCCCGCGATCGCCGATGAGCTGCGGGCCAGCCTGACCGGCTAG
- the pth gene encoding aminoacyl-tRNA hydrolase, translated as MAGESPWAVIGLGNPGERYARTRHNVGAMVIQRMADRASERFKAQRRARCDVAETRVANHKVLLAVPHSYMNESGGPTAALTQYYSVPTEQLLVIHDEIDLPFAALRLKLGGGDNGHNGLKSIRKSLGTGDWYRLRVGVGRGRGDTAGHVLTGFSGSERAELPDLLDRAADAAEVLLADGLTVAQNRYNS; from the coding sequence ATGGCTGGCGAATCACCCTGGGCTGTTATCGGTCTGGGGAACCCTGGCGAACGTTATGCCCGTACCCGACACAACGTCGGGGCGATGGTGATTCAGCGGATGGCAGATCGCGCCAGCGAGCGCTTCAAGGCGCAGCGTCGTGCTCGGTGCGATGTGGCGGAGACCCGAGTGGCCAACCACAAGGTGTTGCTGGCGGTGCCACACAGCTATATGAACGAGTCGGGTGGGCCCACTGCCGCATTGACCCAGTACTACTCAGTTCCCACAGAGCAACTGCTGGTGATCCACGACGAAATCGACCTGCCATTTGCCGCGCTGAGGCTCAAACTCGGTGGTGGCGACAACGGCCACAATGGTTTGAAAAGCATTCGCAAATCGTTGGGCACCGGGGACTGGTATCGGCTACGAGTTGGTGTTGGTCGTGGCCGCGGCGACACCGCCGGACATGTCCTTACTGGCTTCAGCGGATCGGAGCGTGCGGAGTTACCGGACCTGCTGGATCGGGCGGCGGACGCCGCCGAGGTGCTACTCGCGGATGGTTTGACAGTCGCACAGAACCGGTACAACAGCTGA
- a CDS encoding ribose-phosphate diphosphokinase → MTLAAQKRLLLSAGRSHPELAAEVAHDLGAELSPISARDFANGEMFVRFEESVRGCDVFILQTHTDPLNKWIMEQLIMVDAAKRASAKRITVVAPFFGYARQDKKHRGREPITARLMMDLLRSAGADRVMTVDLHTSQIQGFFDGPVDHLFALPMLSQYVKAHYGHEPITVVSPDAGRVRVAERWTDVLGSPLAIIHKRRDPDVPNEVKVFEVVGDVRDRLCVVVDDMIDTGGTIAKASETLFENGARDVVVTATHGILSDPATKRLAASGIAEVVVTNTLPIPEERFFDQLTVLSIAPVIAQAIREVFSDGSVTQLFELPKADI, encoded by the coding sequence ATTACGCTTGCGGCACAGAAACGACTGTTGCTGAGCGCGGGCCGCTCACACCCGGAGTTGGCCGCGGAGGTGGCCCATGACCTGGGTGCGGAACTGAGCCCGATCTCGGCCCGTGACTTCGCCAACGGTGAGATGTTCGTCCGGTTCGAAGAGTCAGTGCGTGGCTGTGACGTCTTCATCCTGCAGACCCATACCGATCCGCTCAACAAGTGGATCATGGAGCAGTTGATCATGGTTGACGCCGCCAAGCGCGCCTCGGCCAAACGCATCACAGTGGTGGCACCCTTCTTCGGCTACGCCCGGCAGGACAAGAAGCACCGAGGTCGGGAGCCGATCACCGCCCGGCTGATGATGGATCTGCTGCGCTCCGCTGGCGCAGACCGAGTCATGACCGTTGACCTACACACCAGCCAGATTCAGGGCTTTTTCGATGGGCCAGTGGACCATCTCTTTGCGCTGCCGATGTTGTCGCAGTACGTCAAGGCCCACTACGGCCACGAGCCGATCACGGTCGTTTCGCCAGATGCGGGTCGGGTGCGGGTCGCGGAACGCTGGACTGACGTGCTGGGTTCTCCGCTAGCGATCATTCACAAGCGCCGTGATCCCGATGTCCCCAACGAAGTGAAGGTTTTCGAGGTTGTTGGCGACGTTCGCGATCGGCTCTGCGTGGTTGTGGACGACATGATCGATACCGGTGGCACCATCGCCAAGGCCTCCGAGACGCTGTTTGAGAATGGGGCCCGCGACGTAGTGGTAACTGCCACGCACGGCATTTTGAGTGACCCAGCAACGAAACGACTGGCGGCCTCGGGGATTGCGGAAGTTGTGGTAACGAACACCTTGCCCATCCCCGAAGAGCGGTTTTTCGATCAACTGACGGTGTTATCCATCGCTCCGGTGATTGCGCAAGCGATCCGGGAAGTGTTCTCGGACGGTTCGGTGACGCAACTGTTCGAACTACCCAAAGCCGATATTTAG
- the glmU gene encoding bifunctional UDP-N-acetylglucosamine diphosphorylase/glucosamine-1-phosphate N-acetyltransferase GlmU, producing the protein MTPQPSAVVILAAGEGTRMKSSTPKVLHEICGRSLVGHVVASAQSVAAERIVVVVGHAKEQVERHLAELSPDIVTAVQSEQNGTGHAVRMALRQLAEQDITPTGGPVLVAAGDAPLLGGEVLELLLAEHATRGAAVTVLSAVLPDPTGYGRVVRKADDSVSAIVEHRDADDNVLGIDEVNSGTYAFDPEFLADAIERLSTDNSQGEEYLTDLVGLARQDGLPVAGVAAPDPNDIMGVNNRVQLAEAAAVLRDRINRNWMLAGVTIADPANTYVDVDVELEPDVTLLPGTYLQGATAVASGAVIGPDTTLIDTEVSAGARVDRAHCLLAQIGTDAEVGPFTRLRPGTDLAAGAKAGSFVEIKNSHIGPGAKVPHLSYVGDADVGAGSNIGAATVVVNYDGVAKHRTVVGEQVRIGSDTMLVAPVEVGDGAYTAAGSVITEDVPAGALAIARGRQRNIAGWVETNRAGSASAEAVAGHEEGDQ; encoded by the coding sequence ATGACGCCCCAACCGTCCGCTGTCGTCATACTCGCCGCTGGCGAGGGAACCCGGATGAAGTCCAGCACGCCAAAAGTGCTGCACGAGATCTGTGGCCGATCGCTGGTAGGCCACGTGGTGGCCAGCGCCCAATCAGTCGCTGCCGAGCGGATTGTGGTTGTCGTCGGTCACGCCAAAGAGCAGGTCGAGCGCCATCTAGCGGAGCTATCGCCAGATATCGTCACCGCGGTGCAGTCGGAGCAGAATGGCACCGGTCACGCAGTGCGCATGGCGCTGCGACAGCTGGCGGAACAAGATATAACGCCTACGGGTGGGCCAGTCCTCGTGGCGGCTGGCGATGCACCGCTACTAGGTGGAGAGGTGCTAGAACTCCTGCTGGCCGAGCACGCGACTCGAGGTGCTGCAGTCACGGTGCTGAGCGCGGTCCTGCCGGACCCCACCGGATACGGTCGGGTGGTCCGCAAGGCCGACGATTCGGTATCAGCGATTGTGGAGCATCGCGACGCTGATGACAACGTCCTCGGAATCGATGAAGTGAATAGCGGCACCTACGCATTCGATCCGGAGTTCCTCGCCGACGCGATCGAGCGGCTGTCTACTGACAACTCGCAAGGTGAGGAGTACCTGACTGATCTCGTGGGTTTGGCTCGGCAGGACGGTTTGCCAGTCGCGGGAGTGGCCGCACCAGATCCGAACGACATTATGGGCGTCAATAACCGGGTGCAGTTGGCCGAGGCTGCCGCGGTACTGCGCGACCGCATCAACCGCAACTGGATGTTGGCGGGCGTGACCATTGCCGATCCAGCCAATACCTATGTCGACGTTGACGTCGAACTAGAGCCAGATGTCACGCTTCTTCCCGGCACCTACCTGCAAGGAGCAACCGCGGTGGCCTCCGGTGCCGTGATCGGGCCGGACACCACGCTGATTGACACGGAGGTAAGCGCTGGCGCCCGAGTGGACCGGGCGCATTGCCTGTTAGCGCAGATCGGAACTGACGCTGAGGTCGGTCCGTTCACTCGGCTACGACCGGGAACTGACCTGGCCGCCGGCGCCAAAGCCGGATCCTTTGTGGAGATCAAGAACAGTCACATCGGACCGGGTGCCAAAGTTCCGCACCTGTCCTACGTCGGCGATGCCGATGTAGGTGCTGGCAGCAATATTGGTGCTGCCACCGTGGTGGTCAACTACGACGGTGTGGCCAAACATCGCACCGTGGTTGGTGAACAGGTGCGGATTGGTAGTGACACCATGCTGGTGGCTCCGGTCGAAGTGGGGGACGGCGCTTACACTGCTGCTGGGTCGGTCATCACCGAGGATGTGCCGGCGGGGGCGCTGGCGATCGCACGCGGTCGACAGCGAAACATTGCAGGCTGGGTCGAAACCAATCGTGCCGGGTCTGCTTCGGCTGAGGCTGTAGCCGGTCACGAGGAGGGCGATCAGTGA
- a CDS encoding fatty acid desaturase — MFSNSDAPADVIDVTDERTRGPRWVVFLFILGPLFALLVGLPLALRGWLSWLDVTLAAIFYLVSAAGITMGFHRLFTHSSFRANGPLRATLAIAGSLAIQGSCADWVADHRKHHSKSDKEGDPHSPWQFGTSTRAVAKGFWHAHMGWMLAGDVTDVGKYAPDLLKDPVIVRISRAFPLLVVATFLIPALLGGLLTMSWQGALSALFWAGLVRVALVHQVTWSINSICHIAGQRPFRTRDHSGNVAWLAVPALGESWHNYHHADPTSARHGVLRRQLDPSAWAIRFCERRGWASRAHWPSEERVRSKLVDPEQPVEINRTLIEAHSEDVKTPTP, encoded by the coding sequence ATGTTCTCGAACTCCGATGCCCCTGCCGACGTCATTGATGTCACGGACGAGCGCACTCGCGGACCGCGGTGGGTAGTTTTTCTCTTCATTCTCGGACCGCTGTTTGCGTTACTGGTCGGCCTACCACTCGCCTTGCGCGGCTGGCTTAGCTGGCTCGATGTAACCCTTGCGGCAATCTTTTACTTGGTCTCAGCGGCCGGGATCACCATGGGCTTTCATCGGCTCTTCACCCACAGTTCCTTTAGGGCAAACGGCCCGCTGCGAGCCACGCTCGCGATTGCTGGCTCGCTGGCGATTCAGGGTAGTTGCGCTGACTGGGTGGCTGATCACCGCAAGCATCATTCCAAGTCTGACAAGGAGGGCGACCCGCACTCCCCTTGGCAATTCGGCACCTCAACTCGTGCAGTCGCGAAGGGGTTTTGGCATGCCCACATGGGCTGGATGCTGGCCGGCGACGTGACCGACGTCGGAAAATATGCCCCTGATTTGCTGAAGGACCCCGTCATCGTCCGGATCTCGCGGGCATTCCCCTTGCTGGTGGTGGCGACTTTTCTGATACCCGCGCTCTTAGGCGGTCTGCTCACCATGTCTTGGCAAGGCGCCCTCAGCGCGCTGTTCTGGGCAGGCTTGGTCCGAGTCGCCCTGGTGCACCAAGTCACCTGGAGTATCAACTCGATCTGCCACATTGCTGGCCAACGACCCTTCCGCACCCGCGATCACTCCGGAAACGTGGCCTGGCTGGCGGTCCCGGCTCTTGGCGAGTCCTGGCACAACTACCATCACGCCGATCCGACATCGGCCCGGCATGGGGTGCTGCGGCGGCAGCTCGATCCCAGCGCGTGGGCGATTCGGTTCTGTGAGCGCCGTGGCTGGGCATCCCGAGCGCACTGGCCGAGCGAAGAGCGAGTCCGCAGCAAGTTGGTCGACCCGGAACAGCCGGTCGAGATCAACCGGACCTTGATCGAGGCTCATTCCGAGGACGTGAAGACGCCGACCCCCTAG
- a CDS encoding TetR/AcrR family transcriptional regulator: MADKPLPSDAEASAPRVRMSGSQRREQLIGVGRKLFAKKGYEAVSVEEIASEAKVSKPVVYEHFGGKEGLYAVIVDREMNSLLNRIVSSLTGDHPRLQLEQAGLALFDYIEDETDGFRILVRDSPVSQSSGSFASLIVEVATETDHILAEQFKQRGFNPKLSQMYSQMLVGMVALTGQWWLDARKPGKDKVVANLVNLAWNGLSHLDSDPELTSR; encoded by the coding sequence ATGGCCGACAAACCACTCCCGTCGGATGCCGAGGCATCTGCTCCTCGAGTCCGAATGAGCGGCAGCCAGCGACGCGAGCAACTCATCGGCGTGGGACGGAAACTCTTCGCGAAGAAGGGGTATGAGGCGGTTAGCGTTGAGGAGATTGCTAGCGAAGCTAAGGTCTCGAAACCCGTGGTCTACGAGCACTTCGGCGGCAAGGAAGGGCTCTATGCCGTCATCGTTGACCGGGAAATGAATAGCCTGCTGAATCGCATCGTCTCGTCGTTGACCGGTGACCACCCCCGACTGCAGCTGGAACAAGCGGGGCTAGCACTGTTTGACTACATCGAAGATGAAACTGACGGGTTTCGGATTCTGGTCCGCGATTCGCCGGTCTCGCAGTCGTCTGGAAGTTTTGCAAGTCTGATCGTGGAGGTAGCGACCGAAACCGATCACATCCTGGCGGAACAGTTCAAGCAGCGAGGTTTCAATCCCAAACTGTCCCAGATGTATTCGCAAATGTTGGTCGGCATGGTGGCGCTCACCGGGCAATGGTGGCTCGACGCGCGAAAACCCGGCAAAGACAAGGTAGTCGCCAACCTGGTCAACCTGGCCTGGAACGGACTCAGCCACCTAGACAGCGACCCGGAACTCACCAGCCGGTAG
- a CDS encoding 4-(cytidine 5'-diphospho)-2-C-methyl-D-erythritol kinase, producing the protein MSATIRVRVPAKINLSLAVGPPRDDGFHELATVFMGLSLYDDISVTDRAAGSGLRVTVSGSQASSVPLDSDNLAWQAAELVATELGQQPDLDIAIDKGIPVAGGMAGGSADAAAVLVAAATRWRDEGEPDLMELAARLGSDVPFALLGGVAVGRNRGEQVASAMARGTFHWVLALSDGQLSTPKVYNELDRLRAGQPVADPQVKFEVLQAVRGGDAVALGRGLSNDLQSAALSLRPSLGSLLELGPDHGALGAMVSGSGPTCAFLVADEEDAMELTVALSSSGLCRSVRRAHGPVPGAAVISDGGASATGW; encoded by the coding sequence ATGTCTGCAACCATCCGGGTCCGAGTCCCCGCCAAGATCAACCTGAGTCTGGCGGTGGGGCCGCCGCGTGATGATGGTTTTCATGAGTTGGCCACGGTCTTTATGGGGCTCTCGCTCTACGACGACATCTCCGTGACCGACCGGGCCGCCGGTAGTGGTCTGCGAGTCACGGTGTCAGGTAGCCAGGCAAGTTCAGTCCCACTCGACAGCGACAACCTCGCTTGGCAGGCGGCTGAGCTGGTGGCAACTGAGTTAGGCCAACAGCCCGACCTCGACATTGCCATCGACAAGGGAATTCCGGTGGCCGGCGGCATGGCGGGCGGCAGTGCGGACGCTGCGGCGGTGTTGGTCGCGGCGGCAACCCGATGGCGAGACGAGGGCGAGCCAGATCTGATGGAGTTGGCTGCTCGACTCGGATCGGATGTGCCGTTCGCGTTGCTGGGTGGCGTGGCGGTGGGTCGGAATCGTGGTGAGCAGGTGGCCTCGGCGATGGCTCGTGGCACATTCCATTGGGTGCTGGCGCTGTCGGATGGTCAGTTGTCGACACCAAAGGTGTACAACGAATTGGATCGTTTGCGGGCCGGTCAGCCGGTGGCCGATCCACAGGTGAAATTCGAGGTGCTGCAGGCGGTGCGCGGTGGTGACGCAGTGGCCCTCGGTCGGGGGTTGAGCAACGACCTGCAATCAGCAGCACTCTCGTTGCGGCCATCGCTGGGTTCGCTGCTGGAACTCGGCCCGGATCACGGTGCGCTGGGAGCGATGGTGTCCGGGAGCGGGCCAACGTGCGCTTTCCTAGTGGCTGACGAAGAGGATGCTATGGAACTGACCGTGGCGTTGTCATCGTCGGGATTGTGTCGATCAGTGCGGCGAGCCCATGGCCCGGTGCCAGGTGCTGCGGTGATCTCGGATGGTGGTGCCTCAGCTACCGGCTGGTGA
- the rsmA gene encoding 16S rRNA (adenine(1518)-N(6)/adenine(1519)-N(6))-dimethyltransferase RsmA, translating into MTLLGAADIRSLAATVGVRPSKARGQNFVVDGNTIRRIVRLADLTGQGVVLEVGPGLGSLTLGLLAGDHQVVAVEIDPALADQLPATVTEFLPDASGRLSVITADAGAISHEIADEFGPPTALVANLPYNVAVPVLLHCLIEFPSLQRSLVMVQLEVADRLAAPPGSRDYGVPSVKAAWFGDVRRVGTVPAAVFWPVPRVESGLVRVDRRSPPVTTAARAEVFGLVDLLFAQRRKMVRAVLGSHIGREAAAVALAKAEIDPTVRPENLALADFCRLAESIPPQ; encoded by the coding sequence GCTGGGTGCTGCGGATATTCGTTCGCTGGCGGCGACCGTCGGCGTACGGCCCAGCAAAGCTCGGGGGCAAAACTTTGTCGTTGACGGCAACACCATCCGCCGAATCGTTCGGCTGGCAGACCTGACCGGCCAAGGTGTGGTTTTGGAGGTCGGGCCCGGACTCGGCAGCCTGACGCTGGGATTGCTGGCTGGCGACCATCAGGTCGTCGCGGTGGAGATTGATCCCGCCCTAGCCGATCAGCTACCCGCGACAGTCACGGAGTTCCTGCCGGACGCCAGTGGACGGTTGTCAGTAATCACCGCCGATGCCGGCGCTATATCCCACGAGATCGCCGATGAGTTCGGGCCGCCGACTGCCCTAGTGGCCAATCTGCCGTACAACGTAGCGGTGCCGGTGCTGCTGCACTGCTTGATTGAGTTTCCCTCGTTACAGCGCAGTTTAGTGATGGTGCAGTTGGAAGTCGCGGACCGATTGGCCGCCCCACCCGGATCACGGGACTACGGCGTGCCGAGCGTCAAGGCCGCGTGGTTCGGTGATGTGCGGCGAGTTGGCACCGTCCCAGCAGCAGTATTTTGGCCGGTCCCGCGAGTGGAGAGTGGGCTGGTTCGAGTTGACCGGCGGAGCCCACCAGTGACAACGGCCGCTCGCGCGGAGGTCTTTGGCTTGGTGGACCTCCTCTTCGCGCAGCGGCGAAAGATGGTCCGGGCGGTATTAGGTAGCCACATTGGCCGAGAAGCGGCCGCTGTCGCACTGGCCAAGGCTGAGATCGACCCCACGGTTCGACCGGAGAATTTGGCTCTCGCCGACTTTTGTCGGCTGGCCGAATCGATTCCGCCGCAGTAG